A portion of the Poecilia reticulata strain Guanapo linkage group LG23, Guppy_female_1.0+MT, whole genome shotgun sequence genome contains these proteins:
- the csrp2 gene encoding cysteine and glycine-rich protein 2 isoform X1, translating to MPNWGGGNKCSACHGTVYHAEEVQCDGKSFHKCCFLCMVCRKGLDSTTVSIHDEEIYCKSCYGKKYGPKGYGYGQGAGTLNMDRGERLGIKPEETQTRKPTTNPNPSKFAQKFGGSDKCARCGDSVYAAEKIMGAGKPWHKNCFRCAKCGKSLESTTQTEKDGEIYCKACYAKNFGPKGFGYGQGAGALVHAQ from the exons ATGCCCAACTGGGGAGGAGGCAACAAGTGCTCGGCGTGCCACGGGACGGTCTACCACGCCGAGGAGGTGCAGTGTGACGGGAAGAGCTTCCATAAAtgctgttttctctgca TGGTCTGCAGGAAGGGTCTAGACAGCACCACGGTGTCCATCCACGACGAGGAGATCTACTGCAAGTCATGCTACGGGAAGAAATACGGACCAAAAGGCTACGGCTACGGTCAGGGAGCGGGAACGCTCAACATGGACCGAGGCGAgcggctgggaatcaaaccggAGGA GACCCAGACTCGCAAACCTACAACCAACCCCAATCCGTCCAAATTTGCCCAGAAGTTTGGCGGGTCGGATAAGTGTGCGCGGTGTGGAGACTCGGTCTATGCAGCTGAGAAGATCATGGGGGCAGGCAAG CCGTGGCACAAGAACTGTTTCCGCTGTGCAAAATGCGGCAAAAGCCTGGAGTCGACCACTCAGACCGAGAAAGATGGAGAAATTTACTGCAAAG CTTGCTACGCCAAGAACTTCGGCCCCAAAGGGTTCGGCTACGGCCAAGGAGCCGGCGCTCTGGTCCACGCTCAGTGA
- the csrp2 gene encoding cysteine and glycine-rich protein 2 isoform X2 — translation MPNWGGGNKCSACHGTVYHAEEVQCDGKSFHKCCFLCMVCRKGLDSTTVSIHDEEIYCKSCYGKKYGPKGYGYGQGAGTLNMDRGERLGIKPEDRGTRTVSAVQNAAKAWSRPLRPRKMEKFTAKLATPRTSAPKGSATAKEPALWSTLSEATPLHLQLEYFLTA, via the exons ATGCCCAACTGGGGAGGAGGCAACAAGTGCTCGGCGTGCCACGGGACGGTCTACCACGCCGAGGAGGTGCAGTGTGACGGGAAGAGCTTCCATAAAtgctgttttctctgca TGGTCTGCAGGAAGGGTCTAGACAGCACCACGGTGTCCATCCACGACGAGGAGATCTACTGCAAGTCATGCTACGGGAAGAAATACGGACCAAAAGGCTACGGCTACGGTCAGGGAGCGGGAACGCTCAACATGGACCGAGGCGAgcggctgggaatcaaaccggAGGA CCGTGGCACAAGAACTGTTTCCGCTGTGCAAAATGCGGCAAAAGCCTGGAGTCGACCACTCAGACCGAGAAAGATGGAGAAATTTACTGCAAAG CTTGCTACGCCAAGAACTTCGGCCCCAAAGGGTTCGGCTACGGCCAAGGAGCCGGCGCTCTGGTCCACGCTCAGTGAAGCCACTCCCCTCCATCTCCAACTTGAATATTTTCTGACCGCTTAG